From the Acidicapsa ligni genome, one window contains:
- a CDS encoding RNA polymerase sigma factor, translating to MSAQKLQKIDKSRDHEQVFLNHYDWLLKWARQLAQGSREEAEDLVQDLYVRFVQSKAAPDLTDDDRLRGYLYRTLKHLFISRKLRNGGDALSSLLVVDFDSLEYALTAVDRSQLLLVRSDLASICEYACIRRSTHRAANALILRFFLGYFPSEVVALLQTNRAAADKLIQTARLEARTFLAKPANLHFMGLDTKRTPRFPAYLPDDPTALLAELRRRIFSEPEGACLSELEIEEKYHPTSELRLTTPELAHLLSCSSCLDQANKTLGLPTLSQRLSSEGGDHDDSDPSTPRIDDQGPRLRRKFRETFEHRPMKLQVAVNGEVHGVQLITSVHSKFQIKLKPLTRLEFVEVLSEQGVRLLYHDLEDGDIDNPVAQSAEVQLSDDRKLTVVVTLEGGVPVVEVSYFDPLVEESSVVDAATFSSGKQNPTRTARSHQKPHSGWTKFVSWLRDINWTWSRNLVIAALTVLMIALSFIVADRQIGRTKTPIASRLLAEAQHRGEAAIPIGGAAHRTFSFEVRSGNGELLQSGRVETLRGHAPSRTALKLLSANGKLLAGQWTNGAGKQSRYPSKSGLSPDASQTATSEAWMNVPEADGFERITGDPTRLSVVHETDSYRVSYGGAEGPHKTPIVSAQLVLASDTMRPVAETIRIEDRTQTREYRFKELSYELVSPSKVRDSDFEIDPSLVAPVSGTSVLPMPIPSGGDAHLALQVFQLLSNLGPDVERLLDVDRSPDGSVVVSGVLPSQEQKNSVAHVFGSLDAGHRLRLALHSSDEPVETSGPHGPLRVESLPAIPVENGHLPFDAELRAGLTGQGLSGHDLDVHIGQVATDALDRAARLHREAWTIRQIAAHGFRVEELQSMQPNDKMLWLTLLDKHTRSYAQELGQLDAALTPLLPIGEAPSSSTAPPPTTLKELGAVAEALNLDSERLDQVLTSGLTLSPTDPPTTHNVPDIAELLADLRIEESMLHETVERLQAARP from the coding sequence TTGAGCGCACAGAAGCTTCAGAAGATCGATAAGTCTCGTGACCATGAGCAGGTATTCCTCAATCACTATGACTGGCTGCTCAAATGGGCCCGACAACTTGCCCAAGGTTCTCGGGAAGAGGCCGAGGATCTGGTGCAGGACCTATATGTAAGGTTCGTCCAGTCCAAGGCAGCGCCGGATCTTACAGATGATGACCGCCTCCGCGGCTATCTCTATCGAACCCTGAAACACCTCTTTATATCGAGAAAACTCCGAAACGGTGGAGACGCATTGTCGAGTCTGCTCGTCGTCGATTTCGATTCGCTCGAATACGCTCTCACTGCGGTAGACCGAAGCCAACTTCTTCTGGTTCGAAGCGATCTGGCGAGTATCTGCGAGTACGCCTGCATACGTCGGAGCACCCATCGAGCTGCCAATGCCCTCATCCTCAGATTCTTTCTGGGATATTTTCCATCCGAGGTCGTTGCGCTTCTCCAGACGAATCGAGCCGCAGCAGACAAGCTGATTCAAACGGCCCGTCTCGAAGCGAGGACTTTTCTCGCAAAGCCAGCCAATCTCCACTTCATGGGACTCGACACGAAACGTACTCCGAGGTTTCCAGCGTATCTTCCCGATGATCCCACTGCGCTGCTCGCCGAACTTCGTCGGCGCATCTTCTCGGAGCCTGAAGGCGCCTGCCTCTCCGAGCTCGAAATAGAGGAGAAATACCATCCAACCTCCGAGCTTAGGCTCACGACTCCGGAATTGGCACACCTGTTGAGCTGCAGCTCTTGCCTCGATCAGGCGAATAAGACATTGGGGTTGCCGACTCTCTCACAGCGGCTCTCGTCTGAGGGCGGCGACCACGATGATTCCGATCCATCAACGCCCCGTATTGACGACCAAGGACCGCGGCTTAGAAGGAAGTTCCGCGAGACCTTTGAACATCGTCCCATGAAGCTCCAAGTAGCGGTGAACGGCGAAGTCCATGGCGTTCAACTGATCACTTCGGTCCATAGCAAATTTCAGATCAAGCTGAAGCCTCTAACCCGCCTCGAATTTGTAGAGGTACTGAGTGAGCAAGGGGTCCGTCTGCTCTATCACGATCTGGAAGACGGAGATATCGACAATCCTGTAGCCCAGAGTGCCGAGGTGCAGCTGAGCGACGATCGGAAACTCACCGTCGTTGTAACCCTGGAAGGGGGAGTGCCGGTCGTTGAGGTCTCTTACTTCGATCCTCTTGTCGAGGAGAGCTCGGTCGTAGACGCGGCTACCTTCTCCTCGGGAAAACAGAATCCGACCAGAACCGCGCGAAGCCACCAGAAGCCGCATAGCGGTTGGACGAAGTTCGTCTCATGGCTGCGCGACATCAACTGGACCTGGAGTCGAAACCTCGTTATAGCGGCTTTGACTGTCTTAATGATCGCGCTCAGTTTCATCGTTGCCGACCGCCAAATCGGAAGGACTAAAACCCCTATTGCTTCTCGACTCCTTGCCGAAGCACAGCACAGAGGCGAAGCCGCCATCCCGATCGGTGGAGCGGCGCACAGGACCTTCTCGTTCGAGGTCCGCTCAGGGAATGGAGAACTGCTGCAGTCCGGCAGAGTTGAGACCTTACGCGGTCATGCTCCGAGCCGGACCGCTCTCAAGCTACTTAGCGCGAATGGGAAGTTGCTCGCTGGCCAGTGGACGAATGGTGCAGGAAAACAATCGAGATATCCTTCAAAGTCCGGCCTTAGTCCAGACGCTTCCCAGACTGCGACCAGCGAAGCATGGATGAATGTCCCTGAGGCTGATGGCTTCGAGCGAATCACTGGCGATCCCACCCGCCTCAGCGTTGTTCACGAGACAGACAGCTATAGGGTGTCCTATGGCGGCGCTGAAGGTCCGCACAAGACGCCTATTGTTTCAGCGCAGCTAGTCCTTGCGAGCGATACGATGCGGCCAGTCGCTGAAACAATCCGCATTGAAGATCGAACTCAGACTCGCGAGTACCGATTCAAGGAGCTGAGCTACGAACTCGTGTCCCCCAGTAAGGTACGAGACAGCGATTTTGAGATTGACCCGAGTCTAGTGGCTCCGGTTTCCGGAACGAGTGTGTTGCCCATGCCCATTCCTTCGGGCGGAGACGCACACCTTGCTCTTCAGGTCTTTCAACTGCTCAGCAACCTCGGTCCGGATGTAGAGCGGCTACTCGACGTGGATCGATCACCGGATGGATCTGTCGTAGTCAGTGGCGTCCTTCCTTCTCAAGAGCAGAAGAATTCGGTTGCCCATGTCTTCGGATCACTCGATGCCGGGCACCGGCTTAGGCTAGCCCTTCATTCGAGTGACGAGCCGGTAGAGACGTCGGGACCTCATGGCCCGCTTCGCGTTGAATCGCTCCCTGCCATTCCCGTGGAGAACGGCCATCTACCGTTCGATGCCGAACTGAGAGCGGGGCTTACAGGTCAAGGACTGTCGGGACATGATCTCGATGTCCACATAGGCCAAGTCGCCACCGATGCGCTGGATCGGGCGGCGCGGCTTCATCGCGAGGCCTGGACCATTCGTCAGATCGCCGCCCACGGCTTCCGCGTCGAAGAGCTTCAGTCCATGCAGCCAAACGACAAGATGCTCTGGCTAACTCTTCTCGACAAACACACTCGGTCATACGCGCAGGAACTGGGTCAGCTCGATGCAGCTCTAACACCTCTACTCCCAATAGGTGAGGCCCCATCCAGTTCAACTGCGCCACCGCCCACGACTTTGAAGGAGCTAGGCGCAGTCGCGGAAGCTCTGAACCTCGATAGCGAACGTCTCGACCAGGTTCTCACGTCGGGTCTAACACTATCGCCAACAGATCCCCCCACGACCCACAACGTACCAGACATCGCCGAGCTGCTTGCTGATTTGCGAATAGAGGAGAGCATGCTCCACGAAACCGTCGAGCGCCTCCAAGCTGCAAGACCCTGA
- a CDS encoding asparagine synthetase B family protein: MSALAGIIEFDPRDSIGESELFELARTLDRTGPDGGAQHHEGNVGLVFRAFHTTSEAQREMQPMVCGNRVFTWDGRLDNREEIASRLGLRSDHVPTDLDLVVAAYQKWETRTFAELLGDWALAIWDRTKQELYLAKDCFGVRPLFYIRKSSRLIWSTTLESLATDRSPGLHVDKDHIAGCFFPYPRLGTTSFEEIKGVLPAHFLTVRRGGQCSSTRYWALNPHSRVRYQKDSDYEEHFIELFRNSVRRRLRSNRPILSELSGGLDSTAIVCMADDIRRTVDTPDIETISYFDADEPTGDERPYFTAVEAHRGKVGHHLSVAEFNRQTREQAFSPVPNRYKIASPGYFARSLHWAGIIDGVHQATGSRVTLCGLGGDELLGGVQYEALELLEYLLSPNLPRFAASLWCWSQEKRKPISAIVKSVFTLATARYSLASFLDIQGDIPWVLVRPTRPNPILETFSPWRVLSPTHLFAETIRYTISAQLSCQEPTPVGMSEKRYPFLDRSLYEYVASIPRNQVIRPGQRRRLMRRSLQGLVPDFVLSRTSKWFAHRAPAAQLRDQQKLLKSLFAERWMSHGVLFDTDLIRNRLRHVEHGIVSESRHLITALSIEQWLRRQTSLGVIAWDNRENDISADHDEKAVAAHGLPC, encoded by the coding sequence ATGAGCGCGCTGGCGGGAATAATTGAATTCGACCCGCGTGATTCCATCGGAGAGTCGGAGCTTTTCGAACTTGCTCGGACCCTTGACAGAACCGGTCCGGACGGAGGAGCGCAGCACCATGAAGGAAATGTCGGGTTGGTTTTCCGAGCATTTCACACCACGTCTGAGGCTCAGCGCGAGATGCAGCCGATGGTATGTGGGAACCGTGTCTTCACATGGGACGGGCGATTGGATAATCGCGAAGAGATCGCATCCCGCTTAGGACTCCGATCTGACCATGTTCCGACCGATCTCGATCTTGTTGTCGCTGCCTACCAGAAATGGGAGACCCGCACCTTCGCTGAGCTTCTCGGGGATTGGGCACTAGCGATCTGGGACAGGACAAAGCAAGAACTTTATCTTGCGAAAGACTGCTTCGGTGTGAGGCCCCTCTTCTATATCCGAAAAAGCTCGCGCCTGATATGGAGTACTACGCTTGAGTCGCTCGCAACTGATAGAAGTCCGGGCCTTCATGTAGACAAAGATCATATCGCTGGATGCTTTTTCCCATATCCTCGGCTTGGAACGACTTCCTTCGAAGAAATCAAAGGTGTGCTTCCGGCACATTTTCTGACGGTTAGGCGGGGAGGACAGTGCAGTTCTACTCGATATTGGGCACTCAATCCGCACAGTCGTGTTCGCTATCAGAAAGACAGCGATTATGAAGAACACTTCATAGAGCTTTTCCGTAACTCAGTCCGGAGGCGCCTCAGATCGAATCGCCCGATCCTGTCGGAACTGAGCGGGGGGCTCGATTCTACTGCCATCGTTTGTATGGCCGACGACATTCGTCGTACGGTTGACACACCAGATATCGAGACCATCTCGTATTTTGACGCCGATGAGCCAACCGGCGATGAAAGGCCGTACTTTACTGCTGTCGAAGCCCACCGAGGAAAGGTCGGCCACCACTTATCGGTTGCAGAGTTCAATCGCCAGACCCGAGAGCAGGCTTTCTCGCCGGTACCGAACCGATACAAAATAGCGAGCCCTGGATATTTCGCCAGATCATTGCACTGGGCTGGAATCATCGATGGCGTGCATCAAGCTACCGGTTCACGTGTGACCTTATGTGGCCTCGGCGGAGACGAATTGTTGGGTGGTGTTCAGTACGAAGCTCTCGAGCTGTTGGAATACCTGCTGAGTCCTAACTTGCCACGCTTCGCGGCCTCCTTATGGTGCTGGAGCCAAGAGAAGAGAAAGCCGATCTCAGCGATTGTTAAGAGCGTTTTCACCTTAGCGACGGCCAGATACTCACTTGCATCCTTCCTCGATATTCAGGGCGACATCCCCTGGGTCCTTGTCCGACCGACACGGCCCAATCCAATCCTAGAAACATTCTCGCCTTGGCGCGTGTTGTCTCCGACACATCTGTTTGCGGAGACGATCAGGTATACCATTTCGGCTCAATTGAGCTGTCAAGAACCTACACCAGTTGGCATGTCAGAAAAGCGATATCCATTCTTGGACAGGTCTCTCTATGAGTATGTCGCTTCAATTCCCCGCAACCAAGTGATTCGCCCCGGGCAACGACGTCGACTTATGCGTCGCTCGCTCCAGGGTTTAGTCCCCGATTTCGTACTGTCGCGAACATCGAAATGGTTTGCTCATCGGGCCCCTGCAGCACAATTGCGTGACCAGCAGAAGCTGTTGAAGTCTTTGTTCGCTGAGAGATGGATGTCACACGGTGTCCTCTTCGATACCGACCTCATTCGTAACCGTTTGAGGCACGTTGAACACGGCATAGTGTCAGAATCCCGACATCTAATTACCGCTCTGTCGATTGAGCAGTGGTTGCGCCGCCAGACCTCGTTAGGTGTCATCGCCTGGGACAATCGCGAGAACGATATTAGCGCTGACCACGATGAGAAAGCCGTTGCGGCACACGGGCTTCCGTGTTGA
- a CDS encoding TonB-dependent receptor, which yields MPLTVSSCRNFVVWITIVVFSFCVLPYALADVASASVSIAITDTSGALVPDASVVITNLDSTQEQRARSGRTGLITFAFLKPGRYKIVVEKQAFAEVTVSNLVLHVGDVRALQLILKVGPASQSVTVDGSGLSLNTTDASVSTVIDRNFVANMPLNGRSFQDLLTLSPGVSQIPVNLFGGTVGGVGYSGEIVVNGQRTESNYFTVDGVSANTGVSAGSYGGGAGYAGGVAGETALGSTQSLASIDALQEFRATTSTYSAEYGRTPGGQFAFATRSGGDTFHGTAYDYLRNDALDASNWFNNYLSKPKGKERQNDFGGTLGGPMLIPHVYNGKQRTFFFFSYEGLRLDSPQAATQVAVPSVGLRQQAPTALQPVLNAFPIPNANSDGLNDGLSYYIETVSYPARLDSTSARIDHNISEKWKVFGRYAYTPSNNTSYAGAIANSTTGSLGSVTLGSTNVFTQRQNNDFRFNFTRNSTATVGTSTNLGGAVPFNPMTLPGLASSSSEVAVIFTYGPEASFLLRTAPATQDQMNLTDTYNLNIGKHDLRFGIDWRRVETTANTSSPLEGFYFESPTQIPTNAPGFAIAEAFPQIKPVYTNFSAFAQDEWKVSPKLSLSLGLRWDVNPPPGSAGGPTPYTLNEVSDISTAQLAPAGTPLWNTDWHGFAPRLGMAYQANQHPGHGTVLRVGYGVFYDTGNLLGSQGFGGIGIASSATVTGASFPLTASQLQVPPASAAKPYSTTVFAFNPALTLPYSMQYNVALEQQLSDRQSFTVSYVGSSGRKLLSEFGYYPGQLGNTNFSTSGFAEVTGNLASSSYNSLQAKYQHTLAAGFQGLISYTWSHSIDDASANTLLDKLQRASSDFDIRHQLQAAITYEVPALHTQAALASIVGHWGADLRLQARSSLPLDIGAPATVVPSTGEQFEYQPNFVSGQPTYLYGSQYPGKRILNYKAFVAAPAGVQGDVPRNYARQFDAVQTDIALRRTFPIRKQTNIQFRAEAFNLFNHPQFGSIYNLLSYGPTEFGYAYNTLNGQLGGLNPLYQIGGPRSLQMMLRIAF from the coding sequence ATGCCCCTGACTGTCTCGTCGTGTCGAAACTTTGTCGTTTGGATAACAATTGTCGTCTTCTCCTTTTGCGTACTGCCCTATGCGCTAGCGGATGTGGCATCAGCCAGCGTCTCCATAGCGATCACTGATACGTCAGGAGCGCTAGTCCCGGATGCCTCTGTCGTGATCACCAACCTGGACTCAACTCAGGAACAGCGAGCGCGGAGTGGACGAACCGGTTTGATCACATTCGCCTTTCTGAAACCTGGCCGTTACAAGATTGTGGTGGAGAAGCAGGCTTTCGCAGAAGTTACAGTTAGCAACCTCGTTCTGCACGTAGGCGATGTCAGGGCTCTGCAACTCATTCTCAAGGTGGGTCCAGCTAGTCAGAGCGTAACCGTAGATGGCAGCGGTCTTAGTTTGAATACGACTGACGCGTCTGTCAGTACCGTGATCGATCGAAACTTTGTGGCCAATATGCCTCTGAATGGGCGGAGCTTTCAAGATTTGTTGACGCTCTCTCCCGGCGTCTCCCAGATCCCAGTGAATCTCTTTGGGGGTACGGTGGGCGGTGTCGGATACAGCGGAGAGATCGTCGTCAACGGGCAAAGGACGGAGTCGAATTACTTCACGGTAGATGGAGTAAGCGCAAATACCGGCGTATCTGCCGGCTCTTACGGAGGAGGAGCCGGGTATGCCGGAGGGGTGGCTGGTGAAACCGCTTTGGGGAGCACTCAGAGTCTCGCCTCGATCGATGCTCTTCAAGAATTCCGAGCGACAACGTCTACCTACTCAGCCGAGTACGGACGCACGCCAGGAGGACAATTCGCTTTTGCGACACGCTCAGGCGGTGATACTTTTCACGGCACGGCGTACGACTACCTGCGCAATGACGCTCTCGACGCTAGTAATTGGTTCAACAATTACCTTAGTAAACCGAAAGGGAAGGAACGCCAGAATGACTTCGGAGGCACGTTAGGCGGTCCCATGCTTATTCCGCATGTTTATAACGGAAAGCAAAGGACCTTCTTCTTTTTCTCATACGAGGGCCTTCGTCTCGACTCGCCACAAGCCGCAACCCAGGTAGCCGTTCCTAGTGTCGGCCTTCGGCAACAAGCTCCAACAGCTCTCCAACCCGTGCTCAATGCTTTCCCTATACCAAATGCGAATTCGGACGGCCTGAATGATGGCCTTTCATACTATATCGAGACGGTCTCCTACCCGGCACGATTGGATAGCACGAGCGCCCGAATCGACCACAACATCAGCGAAAAGTGGAAAGTGTTTGGGCGTTATGCCTACACTCCGTCCAACAACACGTCTTATGCCGGAGCAATTGCGAACTCAACAACAGGTAGCCTCGGCTCTGTGACATTAGGGTCTACCAACGTCTTCACACAGCGCCAGAACAACGATTTTCGCTTCAACTTTACTCGCAACTCCACCGCCACTGTTGGCACCTCAACGAACTTGGGGGGCGCTGTCCCCTTCAATCCCATGACGCTTCCGGGGTTGGCCAGCAGTAGTTCTGAAGTGGCTGTCATTTTCACCTATGGGCCAGAGGCCAGTTTTCTGCTCCGCACGGCACCCGCCACTCAAGATCAGATGAATCTCACCGATACGTACAACCTCAACATCGGCAAGCATGATCTCCGATTCGGAATAGATTGGAGACGCGTCGAAACGACCGCGAACACCAGCAGCCCGCTTGAAGGTTTCTACTTCGAGAGCCCAACCCAAATCCCCACAAATGCCCCCGGCTTTGCGATTGCGGAAGCCTTTCCTCAGATCAAGCCTGTTTATACCAATTTCTCTGCGTTCGCCCAGGACGAGTGGAAGGTTAGCCCGAAATTGTCTTTGTCGCTGGGATTGAGGTGGGATGTCAATCCACCTCCCGGAAGCGCAGGGGGCCCTACGCCATATACGCTTAACGAAGTCTCAGATATATCAACTGCACAGCTAGCTCCTGCAGGTACGCCCTTGTGGAATACCGATTGGCACGGCTTCGCCCCCCGACTGGGGATGGCGTATCAGGCCAACCAACATCCGGGGCACGGAACGGTCTTGCGCGTCGGCTACGGTGTGTTTTATGACACGGGCAACCTCTTAGGCTCCCAAGGATTCGGGGGTATCGGTATTGCCTCCTCTGCCACTGTCACGGGCGCCAGCTTTCCCTTGACCGCATCACAATTGCAGGTTCCTCCGGCGAGTGCAGCTAAGCCATATTCCACAACGGTTTTCGCGTTCAATCCTGCGCTCACGCTTCCTTATTCCATGCAGTATAACGTCGCGCTTGAACAGCAACTTTCCGACAGACAGAGCTTCACGGTGAGTTATGTTGGGTCTTCGGGAAGGAAGTTGCTCTCTGAGTTTGGCTATTATCCGGGCCAACTTGGTAACACCAACTTCAGCACCTCGGGTTTCGCCGAGGTGACAGGAAACCTCGCTTCATCTTCATACAACTCGCTTCAGGCAAAGTACCAACACACCCTGGCAGCGGGCTTTCAAGGGCTCATCTCCTATACCTGGTCCCACTCAATCGACGATGCGTCGGCAAATACCTTGCTCGATAAACTTCAACGCGCGAGTTCCGATTTCGATATAAGACATCAGCTACAAGCTGCAATTACTTATGAAGTTCCGGCCCTCCATACGCAAGCTGCGTTGGCTTCAATAGTAGGTCACTGGGGCGCAGACTTGAGACTACAGGCACGATCAAGCCTTCCGCTCGACATTGGAGCCCCCGCAACCGTCGTCCCATCAACAGGCGAGCAGTTCGAATATCAGCCCAATTTTGTGAGTGGGCAGCCTACGTATCTTTATGGATCTCAATACCCAGGCAAACGAATTCTTAATTACAAGGCCTTTGTGGCTGCCCCCGCGGGTGTTCAGGGCGATGTCCCCCGGAACTATGCTAGGCAATTCGATGCCGTTCAAACTGATATCGCGCTCCGACGCACTTTTCCAATCCGTAAACAAACAAACATACAGTTCCGCGCAGAGGCATTCAATCTGTTCAATCATCCTCAGTTTGGATCTATCTATAACTTGCTCAGCTATGGTCCCACGGAGTTCGGTTATGCCTACAACACCCTAAATGGTCAGCTTGGAGGGCTGAATCCCTTGTATCAAATCGGGGGACCTCGGTCGCTTCAGATGATGCTGAGAATCGCGTTCTAG
- a CDS encoding KH domain-containing protein, with amino-acid sequence MFQRNLNKARNSLINMTLHELVVQIARALVDYPDRVRLDSRQEDGKAILRLFVDPKDVGQIIGKDGRIARSLRTIVGAASMKLRYRVSLEIMNRLDAMEQGGNGESMSKTGLPHSEEEPNEA; translated from the coding sequence ATGTTTCAACGCAACCTGAATAAAGCGAGAAACTCCTTGATAAACATGACTTTACACGAGTTGGTTGTTCAAATAGCGCGGGCTCTGGTCGATTATCCGGACCGAGTGAGACTGGACTCCCGCCAAGAGGATGGAAAGGCGATTCTCCGTCTGTTCGTCGATCCTAAGGACGTCGGTCAGATCATCGGAAAGGACGGTCGCATCGCACGCTCACTGCGGACCATCGTGGGCGCAGCCAGCATGAAGCTCCGATACCGCGTATCGCTCGAGATCATGAACAGGCTCGATGCAATGGAACAGGGCGGCAATGGCGAATCAATGTCCAAGACAGGCTTACCTCACAGCGAGGAGGAACCCAATGAAGCGTGA
- a CDS encoding lasso peptide biosynthesis B2 protein, with protein MREHNMADLHNEVKQYPLREIRSHRPEICESVSRALNCACAFYPREALCLQRSVVLVKMLRKRGLPAKMIIGAQQLPFRAHAWVEVSGEVIDDRLVSRESFLVLEVC; from the coding sequence ATGCGCGAGCACAATATGGCTGATCTTCATAACGAGGTGAAACAATATCCTCTCCGGGAGATACGATCGCACAGGCCTGAGATCTGTGAGTCCGTAAGCCGTGCATTGAATTGTGCTTGTGCCTTTTATCCGAGAGAGGCACTGTGTCTCCAGCGCTCCGTCGTCCTCGTTAAAATGCTCCGGAAGCGAGGACTGCCAGCCAAGATGATCATCGGCGCCCAACAACTTCCTTTCAGGGCCCATGCCTGGGTGGAGGTATCTGGCGAAGTCATTGACGACAGATTGGTTTCACGCGAGTCCTTTCTCGTGTTGGAGGTTTGCTGA
- a CDS encoding helix-turn-helix domain-containing protein → MPHANRRQKTSTLDQAFRVVLKELREAKGWTQGDLSEASGYRQNFISNIETGRQTPRITVVFDLLETLGKRPDLFMRAVLKRIKTKPPVPRTRRQ, encoded by the coding sequence ATGCCGCACGCGAACCGCCGACAAAAAACAAGCACTCTCGACCAGGCCTTCCGCGTTGTGTTGAAAGAGTTGCGCGAAGCGAAAGGTTGGACTCAGGGCGACCTCTCGGAGGCGTCGGGGTATCGGCAAAACTTCATCAGCAATATCGAGACCGGCAGGCAGACTCCTCGCATCACCGTCGTGTTCGATCTCCTCGAAACACTCGGCAAGAGGCCCGATCTCTTTATGAGAGCCGTGCTGAAGCGGATCAAGACGAAACCTCCGGTCCCGAGAACCCGGCGGCAATAG
- a CDS encoding response regulator transcription factor, whose amino-acid sequence MKSILLVDDEPVVSAGLQRTLRRFGFIVELAETPEAAHAWIEKSQFDLILVDFDLSKSSGGSSPGIYGTGLVRELRAAKINVPILMYTVLEGEWYETASLDAGADDFILKRTSKSTLLSRLHAHIRRHEREMGKSPSSTRRLGIGRFVLDREAHVLAADEKPIPLTVKETRLLEVLAASPGRIVPTQEILDKVWGNELQKSPAALTSAIKRFRQKLDENDVQDMIENVKGRGFKLAPDSLGETPSR is encoded by the coding sequence ATGAAATCTATTCTTCTCGTGGACGACGAACCTGTTGTCTCGGCCGGTTTGCAGCGCACTCTCCGTCGTTTCGGCTTCATCGTTGAGCTAGCCGAAACTCCTGAGGCAGCACACGCATGGATCGAAAAGTCACAGTTTGACCTGATCCTCGTGGACTTTGACCTCAGCAAGTCGTCCGGAGGATCTAGTCCTGGTATCTATGGAACGGGGCTAGTCCGCGAACTCCGTGCGGCCAAGATCAACGTTCCGATACTGATGTATACAGTGCTTGAAGGGGAGTGGTATGAGACTGCTTCCCTCGACGCCGGAGCCGACGACTTCATCCTCAAACGTACTTCCAAATCAACTCTCCTCTCGCGGCTTCATGCCCACATCCGCCGGCACGAACGGGAGATGGGGAAGAGTCCGAGCAGCACGCGCAGGCTCGGTATCGGGCGTTTCGTCCTGGACCGGGAAGCACACGTTCTGGCCGCTGACGAGAAGCCGATCCCCCTCACGGTAAAGGAAACGAGGCTTCTCGAGGTGCTGGCGGCAAGTCCCGGAAGGATCGTCCCCACTCAGGAGATATTGGACAAAGTGTGGGGAAATGAGCTGCAGAAGTCCCCTGCCGCTCTGACCAGCGCGATCAAGCGGTTTCGTCAAAAGCTCGACGAGAACGACGTGCAGGACATGATCGAGAACGTCAAAGGACGAGGCTTCAAACTCGCGCCGGACAGTCTCGGTGAAACACCCTCCCGATAG